A part of Setaria viridis chromosome 8, Setaria_viridis_v4.0, whole genome shotgun sequence genomic DNA contains:
- the LOC117866954 gene encoding uncharacterized protein yields the protein MDRSKKPIPNLSSQRRFELLDLNKSSSSLNMSTSSLRSVGEETRKGGAAVQASRRATAVRFAPPPPSSAAMSAKANSGSVSHSQQAMARPATASGARPGSAAGPRCRTSAGRLREPGPKAMRRNWGWTGGVDAKEKGSSNPVAAKTHSRSSSAPRRLPPSEEKEKPQPKRGSKIMTTSRKETNPATPPKTEMEGSRSPPDIARRNTKAPNCVSLKNMDMVSPPPRTSVTTIGASWDSLPSDVQSLGQEVMEYRGDAEVAAVEALKEASAAEILLRCLSAFAELASAAAKHSPQETVDEFLALHTALTGSNAAVPGDDKQSLHAGDWLRAAVSTDLAAFSLYSPMRNSSQAVGSPPAASRSPPSTRRPNAAGEASAEEEITWLEAARRRLGEEMRAWFLGHVERLLDGDVAGTLGQLKRVNDWLDAVGPGPESEAVERVRKKIYGYLLDHVESAVVALNGGVAPGGRRK from the exons ATGGATAGGTCCAAGAAACCAATACCAAACTTATCATCACAGAGGCGATTCGAGCTACTGGACTTGAACAAGTCATCATCCTCGCTGAACATGTCGACGTCCTCTCTGAGGAGCGTCGGCGAGGAGACGAGAAAAGGCGGCGCGGCAGTCCAAGCGAGCAGGAGGGCAACCGCGGTGAGGTTtgcccctcctccgccgtcatCGGCGGCGATGTCGGCAAAGGCAAACTCGGGTTCTGTGTCCCACTCCCAGCAGGCAATGGCAAGGCCTGCGACTGCAAGTGGAGCACGCCCGGGCTCTGCCGCAGGGCCGAGGTGCAGGACATCAGCGGGGAGGTTGCGAGAGCCGGGGCCCAAGGCGATGAGGAGGAACTGGGGGTGGACAGGTGGCGTGGATGCGAAGGAGAAGGGGAGCAGTAATCCTGTCGCGGCGAAGACACACTCAAGGAGCAGCTCG GCTCCAAGAAGATTGCCACCATCCGAGGAGAAAGAGAAACCACAGCCAAAGAGAGGCAGTAAGATCATGACCACCTCTAGGAAGGAGACAAACCCAGCCACACCTCCGAAAACAGAGATGGAGGGAAGCAGAAGCCCTCCTGACATTGCAAGGAGGAACACGAAGGCTCCCAACTGTGTGTCACTGAAGAACATGGACATGGTTTCCCCACCCCCAAGAACATCGGTGACGACGATCGGCGCTTCCTGGGATTCACTTCCATCAGACGTCCAGAGCTTGGGGCAG GAAGTCATGGAGTACAGGGGTGATGCGGAGGTAGCTGCTGTTGAGGCTTTGAAGGAAGCTTCTGCTGCAGAGATTCTGCTGCGGTGTCTGAG TGCCTTTGCAGAGCTGGCGTCCGCCGCGGCAAAGCACTCGCCGCAGGAGACCGTCGACGAGTTCCTCGCGCTCCACACGGCGCTCACAGGCTCCAACGCCGCCGTCCCCGGGGACGACAAGCAAAGCCTCCACGCAGGGGATTGGCTGCGCGCCGCGGTCTCCACGGACCTCGCCGCCTTCTCCCTCTATTCACCGATGAGAAATTCCAGCCAGGCAGTAggatcgccgccggccgcctcccggTCACCGCCGTCAACAAGGCGGCCGAATGCGGCCGGAGAAGCCAGCGCGGAGGAGGAGATCACGTGGctggaggcggcgaggaggcggctcGGGGAGGAGATGCGCGCGTGGTTCCTCGGCCACGTGGAGCGGCTGCTTGACGGCGACGTGGCGGGGACGCTGGGGCAGCTCAAGAGGGTGAACGACTGGCTGGACGCCGTCGGGCCGGGGCCGGAGTCGGAGGCCGTCGAGCGGGTGAGGAAGAAGATCTACGGGTACCTGCTGGACCACGTCGAGTCGGCGGTGGTCGCGTTGAACGGCGGCGTTGCACCTGGTGGCCGGAGAAAATAA